A window of the Xenopus laevis strain J_2021 chromosome 9_10L, Xenopus_laevis_v10.1, whole genome shotgun sequence genome harbors these coding sequences:
- the arl16.L gene encoding ADP-ribosylation factor-like protein 16: MCLLLGAPGVGKTLLMKRLLKLSSKEAADLGDAIPTQPTVGTNLTDLTIQKTPVTVREVGGSMGPIWPSYYRDCKSVICMIDASNPNQVSSSCIQLLSVLSAEPLTSASVLILFNKIDLPCCMSLVEMKSLFRMDDIITCAKQPISVLQTSSLDGTGLQDVLHWLHSNCAH; encoded by the exons ATGTGTCTGCTTCTCGGTGCCCCCGGTGTCGGGAAAACGCTGCTCATGAAGAGGCTTTTAA AGCTCAGCTCTAAGGAAGCAGCTGACCTTGGAGATGCCATACCAACACAGCCTAct GTTGGTACTAATCTGACCGATCTAACAATCCAGAAGACACCTGTCACTGTGCGTGAAGTGGGCGGATCCATGGGACCCATTTGGCCAAGTTATTATAGAGATTGTAAATCAGTGATT TGTATGATTGATGCTTCTAATCCAAACCAAGTGTCTTCGTCTTGTATCCAGCTTCTGTCTGTGCTGTCTGCTGAGCCACTGACTTCTGCTTCTGTGCTGATTCTTTTTAATAAGAT AGACCTGCCCTGCTGTATGTCATTGGTGGAAATGAAGTCACTGTTTAGAATGGATGACATCATTACATGTGCAAAGCAACCAATTTCAGTCCTGCAAACAAGCTCACTAGATGGCACCGGTTTACAAGATGTTCTACACTGGTTGCATTCCAATTGTGCCCATTAA